A window of Mesoplasma chauliocola contains these coding sequences:
- a CDS encoding restriction endonuclease subunit S, with protein MELQELFNIYYGSNLNFSDMKPVIKNPVPFVSRTVKTNGIVGFVEQIESVLPFKEFGITVPLGGEGRLTANLQFEKFYTGQNVAVLYSKIPLTLNQTFYYIQCIRMNQFKYSAFGREANATLKSIKIPNLDEIPVWVEEINFKSSDFKLNADSLNINIDDTWRKVNFLEAFEIISNKCEKISVEYAKTKLMIGDIPVVSTTTYNNGVICKNKVEKNNIFTLFPKNSFTLSKNGQPGIVFYHEYQYMITSDVIVVKPKFPIENLNSKTATFIKYQIEKSLFKFNYGRKLKESRLKEINLLLPFSNGKIDLSKIFNK; from the coding sequence ATGGAACTTCAAGAATTATTTAATATTTACTATGGATCAAATTTAAATTTTTCAGATATGAAACCAGTGATTAAAAATCCAGTTCCTTTTGTTTCAAGAACTGTTAAAACTAATGGTATTGTAGGTTTTGTAGAACAAATTGAATCAGTATTGCCATTTAAAGAATTTGGCATCACTGTACCGCTTGGGGGTGAAGGAAGATTGACAGCAAATTTGCAATTTGAAAAATTTTATACTGGTCAAAATGTTGCTGTTCTTTATTCTAAAATACCATTAACTTTAAATCAAACATTTTATTACATTCAATGTATAAGAATGAATCAGTTTAAATATTCTGCTTTTGGTAGAGAAGCTAATGCAACTTTAAAATCAATAAAAATACCAAATTTAGATGAGATTCCTGTTTGAGTTGAGGAAATAAACTTTAAATCAAGTGATTTTAAACTAAATGCAGATTCTTTAAATATAAATATAGATGATACATGGAGAAAAGTAAATTTTTTAGAAGCATTTGAAATTATTTCAAACAAATGCGAAAAAATAAGTGTTGAATATGCTAAAACAAAATTGATGATTGGAGACATACCAGTTGTATCAACTACAACATATAATAATGGAGTGATTTGCAAAAATAAAGTAGAAAAAAATAACATTTTTACTCTCTTTCCTAAAAATAGCTTTACTTTATCAAAAAATGGGCAGCCAGGAATTGTTTTTTATCATGAATATCAATACATGATAACTTCTGATGTTATAGTAGTCAAACCAAAATTTCCGATAGAAAATTTAAATTCTAAGACTGCAACGTTTATAAAATATCAAATTGAAAAATCATTATTTAAATTTAATTATGGTAGAAAATTAAAAGAATCACGTTTAAAAGAAATCAATTTACTGTTGCCTTTTTCAAATGGGAAGATAGATCTGTCAAAAATCTTTAATAAGTAG
- a CDS encoding ATP-binding cassette domain-containing protein yields MEKIYQNPSKPLLINQNNNAVVVDKFHKKFKDINIGPFSFNIEKGKVTALLGSSGSGKSVFLNSLLGATLNYDGNIYINGKERKKSSSIENNSNIGFYSQMDFSLYSITAYEFLFNMCNVMGLNKTLVKSRIEYWLKKFDLWTSKDKPLNAFSWGMKNRMNLILCFIKEPEILILDEPGANLDSKWRGQSYKILKEFKEEFNSTIILTVHNIDEVYNIIENFVILEKGKLLFSGSKSDLNLYKKINVSFEKNIVLAEVEKLLNQHNILTFSFNLETNSLVIGLNEQQTFNDALAILEKNSMQPKDIVAQPINMDSIQKALEDREKPHKPKYEPLKEFIIDSSDKSIDLDNALEFLNKIENKYKNILSLNKEDIKVDLANDLVMISDDSQKTAEPQYEGLVLSDTNHVSNEALTSDEINAIKTDFFDKVQEIKNLKSEINMIINDQKSEINLNIDDLKDYFAKVKLESEIIHQAKTNFEDQAADLKVLLDQTQIETSDLEFKKNELQLKIDELRILQDEINLVSGKDFEEINKVRVEFSTKLEDLKTYIENVKNESENSLTKEIELKIQEFKKFENEFKDLVAVQKEILQEEIKDFKSYLTEIQIETDEINNSREELDKSLSNLKNDREFFLNQVGSEHEEVDLKNLELKERFDELKKLQEEIAVATIAEYEEIDLIKKEFSDKLFDLKTFVENINEETKIIQISKNEYLEQIKEFKEYHDEFNKSALKEKESIQNSISELKEYMSKIELESKGINKSKIELEEEFTRLREMQISNLNKIRNENSLFEAKQNSFEKQYENFGSLSNNISANSNLFNEKNSIAQEYNFEIEKLKSEFEKLRNEIDKKQNINADVLSSQGLNLGFGANMQQNAILLKDQELEKLKSDLSKEREYFEQLRREMAFEKEMNEKLSKFDNEMKQRENVLELERIRREIQEEKNKLNEVLLMHKINK; encoded by the coding sequence ATGGAAAAAATATATCAAAATCCAAGTAAGCCATTATTAATTAATCAAAATAATAATGCTGTGGTTGTAGATAAATTTCATAAAAAATTCAAAGACATAAATATTGGGCCATTTTCTTTTAATATTGAAAAAGGAAAAGTAACAGCACTATTAGGAAGTAGTGGATCAGGTAAAAGTGTGTTCTTAAACTCACTGCTTGGAGCTACTTTAAACTATGATGGAAATATTTACATAAATGGTAAGGAAAGAAAAAAAAGTAGTTCAATTGAGAACAATTCAAATATAGGATTTTATTCACAAATGGATTTTTCATTGTATTCTATTACAGCGTATGAATTTTTATTTAATATGTGTAATGTTATGGGATTAAATAAAACTTTAGTTAAATCAAGAATTGAATATTGATTAAAGAAGTTCGATTTATGAACATCTAAAGACAAACCTTTAAATGCATTTTCATGAGGAATGAAAAATCGTATGAATTTAATTTTATGTTTTATTAAAGAGCCAGAAATTCTTATTTTAGATGAGCCAGGTGCAAACCTTGACTCTAAATGAAGAGGGCAATCATACAAAATACTAAAAGAATTTAAAGAAGAATTTAATAGCACAATTATCTTAACTGTTCACAACATTGATGAAGTTTACAATATAATTGAAAATTTTGTAATATTGGAAAAAGGAAAACTTTTATTTTCAGGTTCTAAGTCTGATTTAAATTTATACAAAAAAATAAATGTGTCTTTTGAAAAAAATATAGTATTAGCAGAAGTTGAAAAACTTTTAAACCAACATAACATTTTGACATTTAGTTTTAATCTTGAAACAAATTCATTGGTTATAGGTTTAAATGAGCAACAAACTTTTAATGATGCATTAGCAATTTTAGAAAAAAATAGTATGCAACCAAAAGATATAGTAGCACAACCTATTAATATGGATTCAATTCAAAAAGCCTTAGAAGACAGAGAAAAACCTCATAAACCAAAATATGAACCATTAAAAGAGTTCATTATTGATAGTTCTGATAAATCAATTGATTTAGATAATGCACTAGAGTTTTTAAATAAAATAGAAAATAAATATAAAAATATTTTAAGTTTAAACAAAGAAGATATTAAAGTTGATTTAGCAAATGATTTAGTAATGATAAGTGATGACTCACAAAAAACAGCTGAGCCACAATACGAAGGGCTAGTTTTAAGTGACACAAATCATGTAAGCAATGAAGCATTGACATCAGATGAAATAAATGCCATTAAAACTGATTTTTTTGATAAAGTTCAAGAAATTAAAAATTTAAAATCAGAAATTAACATGATTATAAATGATCAAAAATCAGAAATTAACTTAAACATTGATGACTTAAAAGATTATTTTGCAAAAGTAAAATTAGAATCAGAAATTATTCATCAGGCAAAAACAAATTTTGAAGATCAAGCAGCTGATTTAAAAGTTCTTTTAGATCAAACACAAATTGAAACATCAGATTTAGAATTTAAAAAAAATGAATTACAATTAAAAATTGACGAGCTAAGAATATTGCAAGATGAGATTAATTTAGTTTCAGGTAAAGATTTTGAGGAAATTAATAAAGTAAGAGTAGAATTTTCAACAAAACTTGAGGATTTAAAAACATATATAGAAAATGTTAAAAATGAATCAGAAAATTCATTAACTAAAGAAATTGAGTTAAAAATTCAAGAATTTAAAAAATTTGAAAATGAATTTAAAGACTTAGTAGCGGTTCAAAAAGAAATACTTCAAGAAGAAATTAAAGATTTCAAAAGTTATTTAACTGAAATTCAAATAGAAACAGATGAAATTAATAATTCTAGAGAAGAATTAGATAAAAGTCTAAGTAACTTAAAAAATGATAGAGAATTTTTCTTAAACCAAGTTGGTAGTGAACATGAAGAAGTTGATTTAAAGAACTTAGAGTTAAAAGAAAGATTTGATGAACTAAAAAAATTGCAAGAAGAGATTGCTGTAGCAACAATTGCTGAATATGAAGAAATTGATTTAATAAAAAAAGAATTTTCTGATAAACTTTTTGACTTAAAAACTTTTGTAGAAAATATCAATGAAGAAACAAAAATTATACAAATTTCTAAAAATGAGTATTTAGAACAAATTAAAGAGTTTAAAGAATATCATGATGAATTTAATAAATCAGCTTTAAAAGAAAAAGAATCAATTCAAAATAGTATCTCTGAATTAAAAGAATATATGTCTAAAATTGAACTTGAGTCTAAAGGTATTAATAAATCAAAAATTGAACTTGAAGAAGAGTTTACAAGATTACGTGAAATGCAAATTAGTAATTTAAATAAAATTAGAAATGAAAATAGTTTATTTGAAGCAAAACAAAATTCTTTTGAAAAACAATATGAAAATTTTGGTAGTTTATCAAATAACATATCAGCAAACAGCAATTTATTTAATGAAAAAAATTCTATTGCTCAAGAATATAACTTTGAAATTGAAAAATTAAAATCAGAGTTTGAAAAATTGAGAAATGAAATTGATAAAAAGCAAAATATAAATGCTGATGTTTTATCTTCACAAGGATTAAATCTAGGATTTGGTGCTAATATGCAACAAAATGCAATTTTATTAAAAGATCAAGAATTAGAAAAACTTAAATCTGATTTGAGTAAAGAAAGAGAGTATTTTGAGCAGTTAAGAAGAGAAATGGCTTTTGAAAAAGAAATGAATGAAAAGCTGTCTAAATTTGACAATGAAATGAAGCAACGTGAAAATGTTTTAGAGCTTGAAAGAATTAGAAGAGAAATACAAGAAGAAAAAAATAAATTAAATGAAGTTTTGTTAATGCATAAAATTAACAAATAA
- a CDS encoding HU family DNA-binding protein — MENQQNNNQQNNEPIKKSKGKKLKISLLVSIPVITILFFLMKIINVLLNGENGLNLGFLTAFNPIGLIPPDEMNLPNIIDYIANITLLIVLPILVLLLLILIIKYKTKSTKKGKKPLDQLEENDIYTFENEKAEIDSYPHHEEDKTFFEEINIDDDLTLLQQRGKNDGSDMIKENLSELVKNADKIRNYAILNDIYVEDVVLEQMTKKELIVFMKKIGDELKEIEHLNLNKLEEVKEEKLNLEKENQNIEIIKAGNSIEKKQLVRKNKITKNELIDSIFSNPNNKMTKVKIKKIIDTMFELMKDNLIDENAEVWINNFAKFSTIVVKESIKNDLKTGELKTISAHKTIKFKPLKGLKDSINEAR, encoded by the coding sequence ATGGAAAATCAACAAAATAATAATCAACAAAATAATGAACCTATTAAAAAAAGCAAAGGCAAAAAATTAAAAATAAGTTTATTAGTCTCTATACCAGTTATAACTATTTTATTTTTTTTAATGAAAATTATAAATGTCTTACTAAATGGAGAAAATGGACTAAATTTAGGATTTCTTACAGCATTTAATCCAATTGGATTAATACCTCCAGATGAAATGAATTTACCAAATATTATTGACTATATAGCTAATATTACTTTGCTAATTGTTTTACCTATTTTAGTACTTCTTTTGCTTATTTTAATTATCAAATACAAAACTAAAAGCACAAAAAAAGGTAAAAAACCATTAGACCAATTAGAAGAAAACGATATTTATACTTTTGAAAATGAAAAAGCTGAAATTGATTCTTATCCTCATCATGAAGAAGATAAAACTTTTTTTGAAGAAATTAATATTGATGATGACTTAACCTTATTACAACAACGAGGAAAAAATGATGGTTCTGATATGATTAAAGAAAATTTAAGTGAATTAGTTAAGAATGCTGATAAAATTAGAAACTATGCTATTTTAAATGACATTTATGTAGAAGATGTAGTTTTAGAACAAATGACTAAAAAAGAGTTAATTGTTTTTATGAAAAAAATAGGAGATGAATTAAAAGAAATAGAGCATCTCAATTTAAATAAACTTGAAGAAGTTAAGGAAGAAAAACTTAATTTAGAAAAAGAAAATCAAAATATTGAAATAATTAAGGCAGGTAATTCTATTGAAAAAAAGCAGTTAGTAAGAAAAAATAAAATTACTAAAAATGAGTTAATTGATTCTATTTTTTCAAATCCTAATAATAAAATGACAAAAGTTAAAATTAAGAAAATAATTGATACTATGTTTGAATTAATGAAAGATAATTTAATTGATGAAAATGCAGAAGTTTGAATAAATAACTTTGCTAAGTTTTCAACAATTGTAGTAAAAGAATCTATAAAAAATGATTTAAAAACAGGAGAATTAAAGACAATCTCAGCGCATAAAACTATTAAATTTAAGCCTTTAAAAGGTTTAAAAGATTCTATAAATGAAGCTAGATAA
- a CDS encoding J domain-containing protein: MLKNTDFINNLKIQEQPKEELLFLYEHLSTKSINLMNKFSFELDNMKNVANIQEEPFFNTIESELKLKVFMKQNIIENRIQNIDENFNEIDLKKLEQLINEIIYKLNENYVYSLKKVKEYVLTNYEINFADIEIETKTNKKKFEDFSHNNILKANSTNNFWSYEILGINLNATDAQIKQAYKALAKKYHPDNNKDPEAEEIMKLINKAYNILKGKE; the protein is encoded by the coding sequence ATGTTAAAAAATACTGATTTTATAAATAACTTAAAAATACAAGAGCAACCTAAAGAAGAGTTGCTTTTTCTTTATGAGCACCTTTCAACAAAAAGTATAAATTTAATGAATAAGTTTTCTTTTGAATTGGATAACATGAAAAATGTCGCTAATATACAAGAAGAACCATTCTTTAATACAATCGAAAGTGAACTTAAATTAAAAGTTTTTATGAAACAAAATATCATAGAAAATAGAATACAAAATATAGATGAAAATTTTAATGAAATTGATTTAAAAAAACTAGAACAATTAATTAATGAAATAATTTATAAACTAAATGAAAATTATGTTTATTCACTTAAAAAAGTTAAAGAATACGTTTTAACTAATTATGAAATCAATTTTGCAGACATTGAAATTGAAACTAAAACTAATAAGAAAAAATTTGAAGATTTCTCACACAATAACATTTTAAAAGCAAATTCAACTAATAACTTTTGATCTTATGAAATACTAGGTATTAACTTAAATGCAACAGATGCACAAATCAAGCAGGCGTATAAAGCATTAGCTAAGAAGTATCATCCAGATAATAATAAAGACCCAGAAGCTGAAGAAATTATGAAATTGATAAATAAGGCATATAATATATTAAAAGGAAAAGAATAA
- a CDS encoding Vmc-like lipoprotein signal peptide domain-containing protein has translation MKKLLLILSSLTVVSSTSAIVVSCSEKFEKKNIETIELFLNTILHSKEDDQNPWTSEELESELVKHKVDVENGISVNASEEIQEGTITNKQQSVVFTGNGTSKNNYKYTGSVTLIYNFGGNKPAPKKKITKQETETTIKELDYFLKTIHYKSEEIVKKTFVPNAPIPGAPAEGLVFDEIYITFNRSEALNPNITEFQIEGTVGIRQEDNKYYEFDEEVTENDKKFLCAGTITDAEVIEDDVLKESIDAIINWTEKSKFADFNDFKTKLISEQKEILQSDKVLISDDILNISIVDKPENNETKYWTNKVEVSLKPAKGYEFSQEAIKNEYNKTKLDIDVLKIQSNALKWHVLTSGNKKYIEPQFIQFNSNIAQAQKSYLFDQKITQEWSEDNIEAHQKDFVESLGIFTGNDKDKKIEEFVKSAVFKNTTSFNFGTDETQELFKVDEILFFDKEQENLDANIESILGETKTLEELVESTGAFTSSNIQNTQATSYYAVFLTSYSDGNYKVSNRTINVLLEEFPVN, from the coding sequence ATGAAAAAATTATTACTAATTTTATCAAGTTTGACTGTTGTAAGTTCAACATCGGCTATTGTTGTTTCATGTTCTGAAAAATTTGAAAAAAAGAATATTGAAACAATTGAATTATTTTTAAATACAATATTGCATAGTAAAGAAGATGATCAAAATCCTTGAACTAGCGAAGAATTGGAATCTGAACTTGTGAAACATAAAGTTGATGTTGAAAATGGAATAAGTGTAAATGCTAGTGAAGAAATTCAAGAAGGAACAATAACTAATAAACAACAAAGCGTTGTATTTACAGGTAATGGTACTTCAAAAAATAATTATAAATATACAGGTTCAGTAACTCTAATTTATAATTTTGGTGGAAACAAACCAGCACCTAAGAAAAAAATCACAAAGCAAGAAACAGAAACAACAATCAAAGAATTGGACTATTTCTTAAAAACTATTCACTATAAAAGTGAAGAGATTGTTAAAAAAACTTTTGTACCAAATGCACCCATACCTGGAGCGCCTGCAGAAGGGCTAGTCTTTGATGAAATTTATATTACTTTTAACCGTTCAGAAGCTTTAAATCCAAATATTACTGAATTTCAAATTGAAGGAACAGTCGGAATTAGACAAGAGGATAATAAATACTACGAGTTTGATGAAGAAGTCACAGAAAATGATAAGAAATTTTTATGTGCAGGAACAATAACTGATGCAGAAGTAATTGAAGATGATGTATTGAAAGAATCTATAGATGCAATTATTAATTGAACAGAAAAATCAAAATTTGCTGATTTTAATGACTTCAAAACTAAGTTGATCTCTGAACAAAAAGAAATTTTACAAAGCGATAAAGTTTTAATTAGTGATGATATTTTAAACATATCTATAGTTGATAAGCCTGAGAATAATGAAACAAAGTATTGAACAAATAAAGTAGAAGTATCTTTAAAACCTGCAAAAGGTTATGAGTTTTCTCAAGAAGCAATTAAAAATGAATATAATAAAACTAAACTTGATATTGATGTTTTAAAAATACAATCTAATGCTTTAAAATGACATGTTTTAACAAGCGGAAATAAAAAATACATAGAACCTCAGTTTATTCAGTTTAATTCAAATATAGCACAAGCACAGAAAAGTTATTTATTTGATCAAAAAATTACACAAGAATGAAGTGAAGATAATATTGAGGCACACCAAAAGGATTTTGTTGAAAGCTTAGGTATTTTTACTGGTAATGATAAAGATAAAAAAATTGAAGAATTTGTTAAGTCAGCAGTCTTCAAAAATACAACATCATTTAATTTCGGAACAGATGAAACGCAAGAATTATTTAAAGTTGATGAAATTTTATTTTTTGATAAAGAACAAGAAAATTTAGATGCCAATATAGAAAGTATTTTAGGAGAAACTAAAACTTTAGAGGAACTTGTTGAATCAACTGGTGCTTTTACTAGTTCAAATATTCAAAATACTCAAGCCACAAGTTATTATGCAGTCTTTCTAACAAGTTATAGTGATGGAAATTATAAAGTTTCAAATAGAACAATAAATGTTTTACTAGAAGAATTTCCAGTTAATTAG
- a CDS encoding HsdM family class I SAM-dependent methyltransferase, which translates to MKNERITENIFRDLLREKGYYDDKTITIEEQSSSNFEINKALEKASKKGTGKGKPEFIINLKKENIILVVECKSDTKRHSSGTLSKPADYAVDGVFKYAKDLSKSFNVFSIAISGEDKNNLEFSTFLWINGLEFWSDLKIENLLNKEEYISIFRSSEENKKENFKKIKKNTKEIHNILREKIFITDELKPIIISALLLALSDDTFVNTLNSKFSSKMILNQMLTSIRNRLESVGGIPQEKIDLMMKNYKSLESNEVLTSTNIKEDNFLNVILKVKNEIWPYIDMENSYDYLGEFYKEFLSYSDGNKKGLGIVLTPHHITELFCDLANLSENDIVFDPCCGTGGFLISAMNKMISGVSDPKKKTKIKRDNLVGIEKETKMFTLAASNMIIRGDGKSNLYSGNCFDYELKNKIKINHKPNIGFINPPYSQKFDGGHELDFIISMLEVLQVGGIGVAIIPINCFISPNLKEVKLREKILEKHTLLGVLSMPTNLFYPVGTVTAIGIFKANSPHPKGFKSWFANCKDDGFVLSRGIGRIDKNQKWKEISKMWINSWLNREEETSFSVKKAVTGKDEWCAEAYLEPDYSKISKDDLIDLMEDYEIFKMIFKRKKNSATYFEIGDEKDGTSRII; encoded by the coding sequence ATGAAAAATGAAAGAATAACAGAAAATATTTTTAGAGATTTGCTAAGAGAAAAAGGGTATTACGATGATAAAACGATAACAATTGAAGAGCAATCTTCAAGTAATTTTGAAATAAACAAAGCTCTAGAAAAAGCTTCTAAAAAAGGAACTGGTAAAGGTAAACCTGAATTTATAATAAATTTAAAAAAAGAAAATATAATACTTGTAGTTGAATGTAAAAGTGACACAAAAAGGCACAGCTCAGGTACATTATCTAAACCTGCTGATTATGCAGTTGATGGAGTATTTAAATATGCAAAAGATTTATCTAAAAGTTTCAATGTTTTTTCAATAGCTATTTCTGGTGAAGATAAAAATAATTTAGAATTTTCGACTTTTTTATGAATCAATGGATTAGAATTTTGATCAGACTTGAAAATTGAGAATTTATTAAATAAAGAGGAATATATTTCTATATTTAGATCAAGTGAGGAAAACAAAAAGGAAAATTTTAAAAAAATTAAAAAAAACACTAAGGAAATACATAATATATTGAGAGAAAAAATATTTATAACAGATGAATTAAAACCAATAATCATTTCAGCCTTGTTATTAGCTCTTTCTGATGATACTTTTGTAAATACATTAAATAGTAAGTTTAGCTCTAAAATGATTTTAAATCAAATGTTGACTTCTATAAGAAATAGATTAGAGTCAGTTGGAGGGATACCACAAGAAAAAATAGATTTAATGATGAAAAATTATAAATCTTTAGAGTCAAACGAAGTTTTGACGTCAACAAATATAAAAGAAGACAATTTTTTAAATGTTATACTAAAGGTCAAAAATGAAATTTGACCCTATATAGATATGGAAAATTCTTATGATTATTTAGGAGAATTTTATAAAGAATTTTTATCATATAGTGATGGAAATAAGAAAGGTTTGGGAATAGTTTTAACACCACACCATATTACAGAGTTATTTTGTGATTTGGCTAATTTGTCAGAAAATGACATTGTATTTGATCCATGTTGCGGTACAGGAGGTTTTTTAATTTCAGCTATGAACAAAATGATTTCTGGAGTTAGTGATCCTAAGAAAAAAACAAAGATTAAAAGAGATAATTTGGTAGGAATTGAAAAAGAAACAAAAATGTTTACTTTAGCAGCTTCTAATATGATAATTAGGGGTGATGGTAAATCAAACTTATATAGTGGAAATTGTTTTGATTATGAACTTAAAAATAAAATAAAAATAAATCACAAGCCTAATATAGGTTTTATAAATCCACCTTATTCTCAAAAATTTGATGGAGGTCATGAGCTAGATTTTATAATATCTATGCTTGAAGTTTTACAAGTGGGAGGAATTGGAGTAGCTATAATACCTATAAATTGTTTTATTTCTCCGAATTTAAAAGAAGTTAAGTTAAGAGAAAAAATTCTTGAAAAGCATACTTTATTAGGAGTATTATCAATGCCAACTAATTTGTTTTATCCAGTTGGAACAGTAACTGCCATAGGAATATTCAAAGCTAATTCGCCACACCCTAAAGGATTCAAAAGTTGATTTGCAAATTGCAAAGATGATGGCTTTGTATTATCTAGAGGAATTGGCAGAATAGATAAAAATCAAAAATGAAAAGAAATATCAAAAATGTGGATTAATTCTTGATTAAATAGAGAAGAGGAAACTTCTTTTTCTGTAAAAAAAGCTGTAACTGGTAAAGATGAATGATGTGCTGAGGCATATTTAGAACCAGATTATTCAAAAATTTCAAAGGATGATTTAATTGATTTAATGGAAGATTACGAAATATTTAAAATGATTTTCAAAAGAAAGAAAAACAGTGCAACTTATTTTGAAATAGGAGATGAAAAAGATGGAACTTCAAGAATTATTTAA
- a CDS encoding ABC transporter permease, which produces MVEENYEKKKKNPLQNFLKDRLIKYRKIPFIKLIKFSFKSLLKERLFYILNISTIVVSICIGIALAFAKSGSSQVVIFNFYILFFVCCLMFVFILRMIQFFFSKNFEDKTTYIVLTNQVSRTKFFVAQYLLIILICAVNILMSFAVINIFYATFTLFKYDMFILRMTSIYVLYCLIATFFLINFITFLIFMFTLQTTTIICTLLLALSFIANIPMSFIKANEKSYNVQFTNGDIFQLNDIYDAYSLYDHVNEGNIKYPNLSKYVYNYFLSNEMILDEFHNSRNIGLRMQMWKDLGLINASPAVITETNLNLFSKPLRDASVPNTWQKNDKFNIQITLENTFITNEELDDLISKTLDNEIKKILIDFRDFSNSINNHFKNNIQFEKYDLFYDFLFLDTGITDSYLEKINPSEEEMQENKVFYALKKQDVISFYEYEISAQNNDGFKFTNASNLVKKQLNFNLMYTARIIEEYFIKYSSNYIIMSSNAVSKTSGDWNNYEKGRNMMHTLSYFNLYSGLWMVYTKNLGFYNDDIWFSPNSFSKIYLEDQKNLFLGYPEYDIKLTSTNMIEKNTTSSYLKPWYYLAILFAVSSLSFSIALFKFKKFDF; this is translated from the coding sequence ATGGTAGAAGAAAATTATGAAAAAAAGAAAAAGAATCCTTTACAAAATTTTTTAAAAGATAGACTTATAAAATATAGGAAAATACCTTTTATTAAATTAATTAAATTTAGTTTTAAAAGTCTATTAAAAGAGCGGTTATTTTATATTTTAAATATATCAACCATTGTTGTTTCAATTTGCATTGGGATTGCATTAGCATTTGCTAAATCTGGTAGTTCTCAAGTAGTTATATTTAATTTTTATATATTATTTTTTGTTTGTTGTTTAATGTTTGTATTTATTTTAAGAATGATTCAATTTTTCTTTAGTAAAAATTTTGAAGATAAAACAACTTATATCGTTTTGACAAACCAAGTGAGTAGAACTAAATTTTTCGTAGCTCAGTATTTATTAATTATTTTAATCTGTGCTGTAAACATTTTAATGAGCTTTGCTGTTATTAATATTTTTTATGCTACATTCACATTATTTAAATATGATATGTTCATTCTTAGAATGACATCAATATATGTACTTTATTGTTTAATAGCTACATTCTTTTTAATTAACTTTATTACATTCTTAATATTTATGTTTACATTACAAACAACAACTATTATTTGTACATTATTACTAGCTTTATCTTTTATAGCAAATATCCCAATGTCTTTTATAAAAGCAAATGAAAAAAGTTATAATGTGCAGTTTACTAATGGTGACATTTTTCAACTAAATGACATTTATGATGCATATAGTTTATATGACCATGTAAATGAAGGGAATATTAAATATCCAAATTTGTCTAAGTATGTTTATAACTATTTCCTTTCAAACGAAATGATTTTAGATGAGTTTCATAATAGCAGAAATATTGGTCTTAGAATGCAAATGTGAAAAGATCTTGGTTTGATTAATGCAAGCCCTGCTGTTATAACAGAAACTAATCTTAATTTATTCTCAAAACCCCTTAGAGATGCGTCAGTTCCAAATACATGACAAAAAAATGATAAATTTAATATACAAATTACTTTGGAAAATACATTTATAACAAATGAAGAATTAGATGATTTAATATCAAAAACTTTAGATAATGAAATCAAAAAGATATTAATTGATTTTAGAGATTTTAGCAATTCAATTAACAATCATTTTAAAAATAATATTCAATTTGAAAAATATGATTTATTTTATGACTTTTTATTTTTAGACACTGGCATTACAGATAGTTATTTAGAAAAAATAAATCCATCTGAAGAAGAAATGCAAGAAAATAAAGTTTTTTATGCATTGAAAAAACAGGATGTTATTTCGTTTTATGAATATGAAATATCAGCACAAAATAATGACGGTTTTAAATTTACAAATGCGAGTAATTTAGTAAAAAAACAGTTAAATTTTAATTTAATGTATACAGCAAGAATTATTGAAGAATATTTTATCAAATATTCAAGTAACTACATAATTATGTCTTCAAATGCGGTATCTAAAACTTCAGGAGACTGAAATAACTATGAAAAAGGTAGAAATATGATGCATACCTTATCATATTTTAACTTATATAGTGGGTTGTGAATGGTTTATACCAAAAATTTAGGATTTTATAATGATGATATCTGATTTTCTCCAAATTCATTTTCAAAAATTTATTTAGAAGATCAAAAGAATTTGTTTTTAGGATATCCAGAATATGATATAAAACTAACTTCTACTAATATGATTGAAAAAAATACAACCTCAAGCTATCTTAAACCTTGATATTATTTAGCAATATTATTTGCAGTTAGCTCATTGAGTTTTTCAATAGCATTATTTAAATTTAAAAAATTCGATTTTTAA